Proteins encoded together in one Pseudomonas sp. Seg1 window:
- a CDS encoding FAD-binding oxidoreductase: MPLREECLWEKLTPQRPDNTALRGEVKVDVCVIGAGFTGLSAALHLLEQGKTVCVLEAHRAGHGGSGRNVGLVNAGMWIPPDEIEAGFGEAVGSQLNRMLGAAPALVFSLVDKYNIDCQLRREGTLHMAHNAKGEADLRSREQQWKRRGAPVELLTGKACEQATGTQKIAAALLDRRAGTLNPMAYVTGLANAVKGLGGQMFDHSPVTRLERIGPQWSVQTEHGSVLAEQVVIASNAYTEGDWTELKRNFFPGYYYQVASVPLSEDAAQEILPGGQGSWDTRQVLSSIRRDKEGRLLLGSLGNGNQKPTWFLKAWADRVQQHYFPNLKPVEWECTWTGRIAFTPDHLMRLFEPAPGLVAVTGYNGRGVTTGTVVGKAFADYLCHGNPQALPIPFAPMQPLAGVGLRSCLYEAGFSLYHAGQCLRIVI; this comes from the coding sequence ATGCCGTTACGCGAAGAATGTCTGTGGGAAAAACTCACGCCGCAAAGGCCGGATAACACCGCGCTCAGGGGCGAAGTCAAAGTCGATGTCTGCGTGATCGGCGCCGGGTTCACCGGGTTGTCGGCGGCGCTGCATCTGTTGGAACAAGGCAAGACCGTTTGCGTGCTGGAAGCCCATCGGGCCGGTCACGGCGGTTCCGGACGCAACGTCGGGCTGGTCAACGCCGGCATGTGGATCCCGCCGGACGAGATCGAGGCCGGGTTTGGCGAGGCGGTCGGCAGTCAGCTCAACCGCATGTTGGGTGCGGCACCGGCGCTGGTGTTCAGTCTTGTGGATAAGTACAACATCGATTGCCAGTTGCGCCGCGAAGGCACCTTGCACATGGCGCACAACGCCAAGGGTGAGGCGGATTTGCGCAGTCGCGAACAGCAATGGAAACGTCGCGGCGCACCGGTTGAGCTGCTGACCGGCAAGGCGTGCGAGCAAGCGACCGGCACGCAAAAAATTGCCGCCGCGTTGCTCGACCGACGCGCCGGCACGCTCAATCCGATGGCCTATGTCACCGGGCTGGCCAACGCCGTGAAGGGGCTCGGTGGGCAGATGTTTGATCATTCGCCGGTTACTCGTCTTGAGCGCATCGGCCCGCAATGGTCCGTGCAGACCGAGCACGGTTCGGTACTGGCCGAGCAGGTGGTCATCGCCTCCAACGCCTACACCGAAGGCGACTGGACCGAACTCAAGCGCAACTTCTTTCCCGGTTATTACTATCAGGTCGCCTCGGTGCCGCTGAGTGAAGACGCCGCGCAAGAGATTCTCCCGGGCGGGCAGGGCTCGTGGGACACCCGCCAGGTCTTGAGCAGCATTCGCCGCGACAAGGAAGGGCGGCTGCTGCTCGGCAGTCTCGGCAACGGCAACCAGAAGCCGACCTGGTTTCTCAAGGCCTGGGCCGACCGCGTTCAGCAGCATTATTTTCCCAATCTGAAACCGGTCGAGTGGGAGTGCACCTGGACCGGGCGCATTGCCTTTACCCCTGATCACCTCATGCGCTTGTTCGAACCGGCGCCGGGACTGGTGGCTGTCACCGGCTACAACGGTCGCGGGGTGACCACCGGCACCGTGGTCGGCAAGGCTTTCGCTGATTACCTGTGTCACGGCAATCCGCAAGCCCTGCCGATTCCCTTTGCACCAATGCAGCCTCTGGCGGGCGTGGGCTTGCGCAGTTGCCTGTATGAGGCCGGGTTCTCGCTGTATCACGCAGGCCAGTGCCTGCGCATCGTGATTTGA
- a CDS encoding LysR family transcriptional regulator codes for MLNKRHLPSITALQCFEAVTRHLSFTRAAEELNLTQSAVSKQVAQLEELLQHLLFRRVRRRLQMTPAGDLYLVEVRKILTQVEMSTHYLRSYGGETEVLRVSTPSTFGARWLVPRLKGWRLRHPSIHLDLCNEQEADDLLQGRSDLAFYFGQGSRPGTECLKLFGEELVPVCAPGSLPDQPFTDPTQLTDLVLLQNASRPQAWHDWFDSQGYQTEHSYHGPRFETFYMCIRAAQVGCGVALLPRFLVEEELADGKLVIPWQHAMPSSDAYYLAYPEHSAEVPKVRDFVRWMLEQIDAPG; via the coding sequence ATGCTGAACAAACGCCACCTGCCGTCGATTACTGCGTTGCAGTGCTTTGAGGCCGTGACCCGGCACCTGAGCTTCACCCGGGCCGCCGAGGAACTGAACCTGACCCAGAGCGCCGTGAGCAAACAGGTCGCGCAGCTTGAGGAATTGTTGCAGCACTTGTTGTTCCGCCGCGTACGTCGGCGTTTGCAGATGACCCCGGCCGGGGATTTGTATCTGGTCGAAGTACGAAAAATCCTCACGCAAGTGGAAATGTCGACGCATTACCTGCGCTCCTACGGCGGCGAGACCGAAGTCCTGCGCGTCTCCACACCATCGACCTTCGGCGCCCGCTGGCTGGTGCCGCGTCTGAAGGGCTGGCGTCTGCGCCATCCCTCGATTCATCTGGACTTGTGCAACGAACAGGAAGCGGATGATCTGCTGCAAGGCCGCAGCGATCTGGCGTTCTATTTTGGTCAGGGCTCACGGCCCGGCACCGAATGCCTGAAGCTGTTCGGTGAAGAGCTGGTACCGGTCTGCGCCCCCGGCAGCCTGCCCGATCAACCGTTTACTGACCCGACGCAACTCACCGATCTGGTGTTACTGCAGAATGCCTCGCGGCCACAGGCCTGGCATGACTGGTTCGACAGTCAGGGTTATCAGACCGAACACAGCTACCACGGACCGCGCTTCGAAACCTTTTATATGTGCATCCGCGCCGCGCAGGTCGGCTGCGGCGTGGCGTTGTTGCCACGGTTTTTGGTGGAAGAAGAGTTGGCCGACGGCAAACTGGTCATTCCCTGGCAGCATGCAATGCCCAGCAGCGACGCCTACTACCTGGCGTACCCGGAACACTCGGCGGAAGTGCCGAAGGTGCGCGATTTTGTGAGGTGGATGCTCGAACAGATCGACGCTCCGGGCTGA
- a CDS encoding TIGR00730 family Rossman fold protein, which produces MSLKSVCVFCGANAGTVPAYTEAAVALGKALAERKLTLVYGGGAVGLMGIVADAALAAGGEVIGIIPQSLMDKEISHKSLTRLEVVDGMHARKARMAELSDAFIALPGGLGTLEELFEVWTWGQLGYHGKPLGLLEVNGFYSKLTAFLDHIVGEGFVRAPHRDMLQVSESPQTLLESLDNWQPTVTPKWVDQKPG; this is translated from the coding sequence ATGTCTCTGAAATCCGTGTGTGTATTTTGTGGTGCCAACGCTGGCACTGTTCCGGCTTATACCGAAGCTGCTGTTGCCCTTGGCAAGGCCCTCGCCGAGCGCAAGCTGACGCTGGTTTACGGCGGTGGCGCTGTCGGCTTGATGGGGATTGTCGCCGACGCCGCGCTGGCCGCTGGCGGTGAAGTGATCGGCATCATTCCGCAGAGCCTGATGGACAAGGAAATCAGCCACAAAAGCCTGACGCGTCTGGAAGTCGTCGACGGCATGCACGCCCGCAAGGCACGCATGGCCGAACTCAGTGACGCCTTTATCGCTCTGCCAGGCGGCCTTGGCACGCTGGAAGAACTGTTCGAAGTCTGGACCTGGGGCCAACTCGGCTACCACGGCAAGCCGCTGGGCTTGCTGGAAGTGAACGGTTTCTACAGCAAACTCACTGCTTTTCTTGACCATATCGTCGGCGAAGGCTTCGTTCGCGCGCCACACCGTGACATGCTGCAAGTGAGCGAATCGCCGCAAACACTGCTCGAGTCTCTGGATAACTGGCAACCGACCGTCACACCCAAGTGGGTCGATCAGAAACCCGGCTAA
- the nadE gene encoding ammonia-dependent NAD(+) synthetase, with product MQAVQREIAEQLKVQPPFADYKALQAEVARRITFIQDCLVNSGLKTLVLGISGGVDSLTAGLLAQRAMRELRDQTGDNSYKFIAVRLPYETQFDEHDAQASVDFIAPDERHTVNIGPAVKSLASEVAAFEGKHAVSVDFVLGNTKARMRMVAQYTIAGAANGLVIGTDHAAEAVMGFFTKFGDGACDLAPLSGLVKNQVRAIARSFGAPESLVEKVPTADLEDLSPGKPDEASHGVTYAEIDAFLHGEAVREEAFNIIVATYNKTHHKRVMPFAP from the coding sequence ATGCAAGCCGTACAGCGTGAGATTGCTGAACAGCTCAAGGTGCAACCGCCGTTCGCCGACTACAAGGCCCTGCAGGCCGAAGTCGCCCGGCGCATTACCTTTATTCAGGATTGCCTGGTCAATTCCGGGCTCAAGACGCTGGTGCTGGGCATCAGCGGCGGTGTCGACTCGCTGACCGCCGGCCTGCTGGCCCAGCGCGCAATGCGTGAATTGCGCGACCAGACCGGTGACAACAGCTACAAATTCATCGCCGTGCGTCTGCCGTATGAAACCCAGTTCGACGAACACGATGCCCAGGCCTCGGTGGATTTCATCGCCCCGGACGAACGCCACACCGTCAACATCGGCCCGGCGGTGAAATCGCTGGCCAGTGAAGTGGCAGCGTTTGAAGGCAAGCACGCGGTGTCGGTGGACTTCGTGCTCGGCAACACCAAAGCGCGCATGCGTATGGTCGCCCAATACACCATCGCCGGCGCGGCGAACGGATTGGTGATCGGCACCGATCATGCGGCGGAAGCGGTCATGGGGTTCTTCACCAAATTCGGTGATGGCGCTTGCGACCTGGCCCCGCTCAGCGGTCTGGTGAAAAACCAGGTGCGCGCGATTGCACGCAGCTTTGGTGCACCGGAATCGCTGGTGGAGAAAGTCCCGACGGCGGATCTGGAAGACCTGTCGCCGGGCAAACCGGACGAAGCGTCGCACGGCGTCACCTACGCCGAGATCGATGCGTTCCTGCATGGCGAGGCGGTGCGTGAAGAGGCGTTCAACATCATTGTCGCGACCTACAACAAGACCCATCACAAACGCGTGATGCCGTTCGCGCCTTGA
- the pncB gene encoding nicotinate phosphoribosyltransferase translates to MSESVFADRIVQNLLDTDFYKLTMMQAVLHNYPNVEVEWEFRCRNSEDLRPYLAEIRYQIERLAELSLSADQLSFLERISFLKPDFLRFLGLFRFNLRYLHTGIENGELFIRLRGPWLHVILYEVPLLAIVSEVRNRYRYRETVLEQAREQLYRKFDWLTANASADELAQLQVADFGTRRRFSYRVQEEVVNVLKHDFPGRFVGTSNVHLSRELDMKPLGTMAHEWIMAHQQLGPRLIDSQIAALDCWVREYRGLLGIALTDCITTDAFLGDFDLFFAKLFDGLRHDSGDPVAWGEKCIAHYHKLGIDPMSKTLVFSDSLTLPRSLEIFRALHGRINVSFGIGTNLTCDIPGVEPMSIVLKMTACNGQPVAKISDEPGKTHCKDPNFVAYLRHVFQVPADSSLSSKE, encoded by the coding sequence ATGAGCGAGAGTGTGTTTGCCGATCGCATCGTGCAGAACCTGCTCGACACCGACTTCTACAAGCTGACGATGATGCAGGCGGTGCTGCACAACTACCCCAACGTCGAAGTCGAATGGGAGTTTCGTTGCCGTAACAGCGAGGATCTGCGCCCGTATCTGGCCGAGATCCGCTATCAGATCGAGCGTCTGGCCGAGCTGAGCCTGAGCGCCGATCAACTGAGTTTTCTGGAGCGCATCAGTTTCCTCAAACCGGATTTCCTGCGCTTTCTCGGACTGTTCCGCTTCAACCTGCGCTATCTGCACACCGGCATCGAGAACGGCGAGCTTTTCATCCGCCTGCGTGGGCCGTGGCTGCATGTGATCCTCTACGAAGTGCCGCTGCTGGCGATTGTCAGCGAAGTGCGCAACCGCTATCGCTACCGCGAAACGGTGCTGGAACAGGCCCGTGAACAGCTCTATCGCAAGTTCGACTGGCTGACCGCCAACGCCTCGGCCGACGAACTGGCGCAATTGCAGGTCGCCGATTTCGGTACCCGCCGCCGTTTTTCCTACCGTGTGCAGGAAGAAGTGGTGAACGTGCTCAAGCACGATTTCCCCGGGCGTTTCGTCGGCACCAGCAATGTGCACCTGTCCCGCGAACTGGACATGAAACCGCTAGGCACCATGGCCCATGAATGGATCATGGCCCACCAGCAACTCGGCCCGCGATTGATCGATAGCCAGATCGCCGCGCTCGATTGCTGGGTGCGTGAGTACCGGGGTCTGCTCGGGATCGCCCTCACCGACTGCATCACCACGGATGCTTTCCTCGGCGACTTCGACCTGTTTTTCGCCAAGCTTTTCGATGGCCTGCGCCACGACTCCGGGGACCCTGTGGCCTGGGGCGAAAAATGCATCGCCCACTACCACAAGCTCGGCATCGACCCGATGAGCAAGACCCTGGTGTTCTCCGACAGCCTGACGCTACCCAGGTCGCTGGAAATCTTCCGCGCGCTGCATGGTCGGATCAACGTGAGCTTCGGCATCGGCACCAACCTCACCTGCGACATTCCGGGTGTCGAACCGATGAGCATCGTGCTTAAAATGACCGCCTGCAACGGCCAACCGGTGGCGAAGATCTCCGACGAGCCAGGCAAGACCCACTGCAAAGACCCCAATTTCGTCGCCTATTTGCGACACGTTTTCCAGGTTCCTGCCGATTCCAGTCTATCTAGCAAGGAGTGA
- a CDS encoding aldehyde dehydrogenase family protein → MVAALLDRLGVNPALYQNGKVPVHSPIDGSRIAAVNWEGPAEVEQHISRADHAFEAWRKVPAPRRGELVRQFGEVLREYKNDLGELVSWEAGKITQEGLGEVQEMIDICDFAVGLSRQLYGLTIASERPGHHMRETWHPLGVVGVISAFNFPVAVWAWNTTLALVCGNPVVWKPSEKTPLTALACQALFDRVVKNFSDAPANLCQVIIGGRDAGEALVDDPRVALISATGSTRMGREVAPKVAARFARSILELGGNNAMILGPSADLDMAVRAILFSAVGTAGQRCTTLRRLIAHESVKEEIVTRLKAAYAKVRIGHPLEGNLVGPLIDKHSFENMQDALEQALSEGGRVFGGKRQLEDQFPNAYYVSPAIVEMPEQSDVVCSETFAPILYVVGYSDFQEALRLNNAVPQGLSSCIFTTDVREAEQFMSAVGSDCGIANVNIGPSGAEIGGAFGGEKETGGGRESGSDAWRAYMRRQTNTVNYSLELPLAQGITFD, encoded by the coding sequence ATGGTTGCCGCATTGCTTGATCGTCTTGGTGTGAACCCGGCCCTGTACCAGAACGGCAAAGTGCCGGTGCATTCGCCCATCGACGGCAGCCGCATCGCCGCCGTGAACTGGGAAGGCCCGGCGGAAGTCGAGCAGCACATCAGTCGCGCAGATCATGCGTTCGAAGCCTGGCGCAAAGTCCCGGCCCCGCGTCGCGGTGAATTGGTGCGCCAATTTGGTGAGGTGTTGCGCGAATACAAGAACGATCTCGGTGAGCTGGTTTCCTGGGAAGCAGGCAAGATCACCCAGGAAGGCCTGGGCGAAGTTCAGGAGATGATCGACATCTGCGACTTCGCTGTCGGCCTGTCCCGCCAGTTGTACGGTTTGACCATCGCGTCCGAGCGCCCCGGCCACCATATGCGTGAAACCTGGCATCCGCTGGGCGTAGTTGGTGTGATCAGTGCGTTCAACTTCCCGGTCGCGGTGTGGGCGTGGAACACCACCCTGGCGCTGGTCTGCGGCAACCCGGTGGTATGGAAACCGTCGGAGAAAACCCCGCTGACGGCATTGGCCTGTCAGGCCCTGTTTGACCGTGTGGTGAAGAATTTCAGCGATGCTCCGGCGAATCTCTGCCAGGTGATCATTGGTGGTCGCGATGCCGGCGAAGCGCTGGTTGATGACCCGCGTGTGGCGCTGATCAGCGCCACCGGCAGCACCCGCATGGGCCGCGAAGTGGCGCCGAAAGTCGCCGCACGTTTCGCCCGCAGCATTCTCGAACTGGGCGGCAACAACGCGATGATCCTCGGCCCAAGCGCTGATCTGGACATGGCGGTACGCGCCATTCTGTTCAGCGCAGTCGGCACCGCCGGTCAGCGCTGCACCACGCTGCGCCGCCTGATCGCCCATGAGTCGGTGAAAGAAGAAATCGTCACCCGTCTGAAAGCCGCCTACGCGAAAGTGCGCATCGGCCATCCGCTGGAAGGCAATCTGGTCGGTCCGCTGATCGACAAACACAGTTTCGAAAACATGCAGGACGCACTGGAGCAAGCGTTGAGCGAAGGCGGCCGGGTGTTCGGCGGCAAGCGCCAACTGGAAGATCAGTTCCCGAATGCCTATTACGTGTCGCCAGCCATCGTTGAAATGCCGGAACAGAGCGATGTGGTCTGCAGCGAGACCTTCGCGCCGATTCTCTACGTGGTCGGTTACAGCGACTTCCAGGAAGCGTTGCGCCTGAACAACGCTGTACCGCAAGGCCTGTCGTCGTGCATCTTCACCACTGACGTGCGTGAGGCCGAGCAATTCATGTCGGCGGTCGGCAGCGATTGCGGCATCGCCAACGTCAACATCGGCCCGAGCGGCGCCGAGATTGGCGGCGCCTTTGGTGGCGAGAAAGAAACCGGTGGTGGCCGTGAGTCGGGCTCCGACGCCTGGCGCGCATATATGCGTCGCCAGACCAATACCGTGAACTATTCGCTGGAGTTGCCGCTGGCGCAGGGCATCACCTTCGACTGA
- a CDS encoding circularly permuted type 2 ATP-grasp protein, with translation MPDLLDRYPLTAGTYHELLDSSGAVRPHWQRLFDQLQRSTPAQLVQRQALLARQIQENGVTYNVYADPKGADRPWELDLLPHVIAADEWQQLSAGIAQRARLLNAVLADLYGPQRLISEGLLPAELVFGHNNFLWPCQGIAPPEGAFLHLYAVDLARTPDGRWWVTADRTQAPSGAGYALENRTIVSRAFPELYRDLKVQHLAGFFRTLQETLVRQAPCDDDAPLVVLLTPGRFNESYFEHLYLARQLGYPLVEGGDLTVRDATVYLKTLSGLRRVHAIMRRLDDDFCDPLELRTDSALGVPGLLEAVRQGRVLVANALGSGVLESPGLLGFLPRINQFLFGEELILPSIATWWCGEAPVLAQALEKLPELLIKPAFPSQSFAPVFGRDLSEKQRQSLAERMQARPYAYVAQELAQLSQAPIWQAEDGQLQPRAIGMRVYATASQEGYRVLPGGLTRVAAEADAEVVSMQRGGASKDTWVLGDRPPSGEQWKTQRNVGVHDLVRRDPYLPSRVVENLFWFGRYCERCDDSARLLRIMLARYVDGDDPQALQAAVELGERLMLLPEEGELPERLLAALLGEDWSFSLRSNLQRLQWAASQVRGKLSRENWQALVELQREAMELDTDEPDFGELLDFLNRLVMSLAALSGFALDDMTRDEGWRFLMIGRRIERLQFLSSSLAAFLRGAGAFDQAGLEWLLELGNSSITYRSRYLAVAQLIPVLDLLLLDEQNPHAVLFQLKLVTRTLKRLNDDFGVPRETGLPQLVERLARFDLACLENPLFGASSVRAALDGLADLLQDIADASGQVSDRLALRHFAHVDDVSQRTVSV, from the coding sequence ATGCCTGACCTGCTAGACCGCTACCCGCTGACGGCGGGCACTTATCACGAACTGCTTGATAGCAGTGGTGCGGTGCGTCCGCATTGGCAACGGCTGTTCGATCAATTGCAGCGCAGCACACCCGCTCAACTGGTGCAGCGTCAGGCGTTGCTGGCGCGGCAGATTCAGGAAAACGGCGTCACGTACAACGTCTATGCCGACCCCAAAGGTGCAGATCGCCCGTGGGAGCTGGATCTGCTGCCCCATGTGATTGCGGCGGATGAGTGGCAGCAACTGTCGGCCGGGATTGCCCAGCGGGCGCGGTTGCTCAATGCCGTGCTGGCCGATCTGTACGGGCCGCAACGCTTGATCAGCGAAGGCCTGCTGCCGGCGGAACTGGTCTTCGGGCACAACAATTTTCTCTGGCCCTGTCAGGGCATCGCGCCGCCGGAAGGAGCGTTTCTGCATCTATACGCGGTCGATTTGGCGCGCACGCCGGACGGGCGCTGGTGGGTCACCGCAGATCGCACGCAAGCGCCGTCGGGTGCGGGCTATGCGCTGGAAAACCGCACCATCGTCTCCCGCGCCTTCCCCGAGTTGTACCGTGATCTGAAAGTGCAGCATCTGGCGGGGTTCTTTCGCACCTTGCAGGAAACCCTGGTCCGGCAGGCGCCCTGCGACGATGACGCGCCGCTGGTGGTATTGCTCACGCCGGGACGATTCAACGAAAGCTATTTCGAACATCTTTATCTGGCGCGCCAGCTCGGCTATCCGCTGGTAGAGGGCGGCGACCTCACGGTGCGCGATGCCACGGTGTACCTGAAAACCCTCAGCGGCCTGCGCCGGGTACACGCAATCATGCGCCGGCTCGATGACGACTTCTGCGATCCGCTGGAGTTGCGCACGGACTCTGCGCTGGGCGTTCCCGGCTTGCTTGAGGCGGTACGCCAGGGACGGGTGCTGGTCGCCAACGCGCTCGGCAGCGGTGTGCTCGAGTCGCCGGGTTTGCTCGGCTTTCTGCCCAGGATCAACCAATTCCTGTTCGGCGAAGAACTTATCCTGCCGTCCATTGCGACCTGGTGGTGTGGCGAGGCGCCAGTATTGGCCCAGGCGCTGGAAAAACTGCCTGAGCTATTGATCAAACCGGCGTTTCCCTCACAAAGTTTCGCACCGGTATTTGGCCGTGATCTGAGTGAAAAACAGCGCCAGTCCCTCGCCGAGCGCATGCAGGCGCGACCTTATGCATATGTAGCGCAAGAACTGGCCCAGCTGTCGCAGGCGCCGATCTGGCAGGCCGAGGACGGACAGCTGCAACCGCGAGCCATCGGCATGCGTGTTTACGCGACAGCCAGTCAAGAAGGTTATCGAGTGCTGCCCGGTGGTTTGACCCGCGTGGCTGCCGAGGCGGATGCCGAAGTGGTGTCGATGCAGCGCGGCGGCGCGAGCAAGGACACGTGGGTGCTGGGTGATCGACCGCCCAGTGGCGAGCAATGGAAAACCCAACGCAATGTCGGCGTGCACGATCTGGTGCGCCGCGATCCCTATTTGCCATCGCGAGTGGTGGAAAACCTGTTCTGGTTCGGGCGTTATTGCGAGCGTTGCGATGACAGTGCGCGACTGCTGCGGATCATGCTCGCACGCTATGTCGATGGCGACGATCCGCAAGCCTTGCAGGCGGCTGTCGAACTGGGCGAGCGCCTGATGCTGCTGCCGGAGGAGGGCGAGTTGCCGGAGCGATTGCTGGCGGCGTTGCTGGGCGAGGACTGGTCATTCAGCCTGCGCTCCAACCTGCAACGCTTGCAGTGGGCGGCCTCGCAGGTGCGCGGCAAGCTCTCGCGGGAGAACTGGCAGGCGTTGGTCGAATTGCAGCGCGAAGCGATGGAGCTGGACACCGACGAGCCGGACTTCGGCGAACTGCTGGATTTTCTCAACCGTCTGGTGATGTCGCTGGCGGCGCTATCGGGTTTCGCGCTCGACGACATGACCCGCGACGAAGGCTGGCGCTTCCTGATGATCGGTCGGCGCATCGAGCGCCTGCAGTTTCTCAGCAGCAGTCTGGCGGCGTTCCTGCGCGGGGCCGGGGCGTTTGATCAGGCAGGTCTTGAATGGCTGCTGGAGTTGGGCAACAGCAGCATCACCTACCGTTCCCGTTATCTGGCTGTGGCTCAATTAATTCCGGTGCTCGACCTGTTGCTGCTCGATGAACAGAACCCGCATGCGGTGCTGTTCCAGTTGAAACTGGTGACCCGCACCTTGAAGCGCTTGAACGATGATTTCGGCGTGCCACGGGAAACCGGATTGCCGCAACTGGTCGAGCGTCTGGCGCGATTTGATCTGGCCTGTCTGGAGAATCCGTTGTTCGGCGCGTCCAGCGTTCGTGCGGCGCTTGATGGCCTGGCGGATCTGCTTCAAGACATTGCCGATGCCAGCGGACAGGTGTCGGATCGCCTGGCCCTGCGCCATTTCGCCCACGTCGATGATGTCAGTCAGCGTACGGTGTCCGTCTGA
- the azu gene encoding azurin: protein MFSKVVAVSLLALASSQLMAAECKTTVDSTDQMSFNTKEIVIDKSCKTFTVELTHSGSLPKNVMGHNLVISKEADMQPIATDGLAAGIDKNYLKDGDARVIAHTKIIGAKETDSLTFDVSKLDANEKYGFFCSFPGHISMMKGTVTLK from the coding sequence ATGTTTTCCAAAGTTGTTGCGGTATCCCTGCTGGCGCTGGCCAGCAGCCAATTGATGGCTGCCGAGTGCAAAACCACCGTTGACTCCACCGATCAGATGTCCTTCAACACCAAGGAAATCGTGATCGACAAGAGCTGCAAGACTTTCACCGTCGAGCTGACCCACTCCGGCAGCCTGCCGAAGAACGTCATGGGGCATAACCTGGTGATCAGCAAAGAAGCTGACATGCAGCCTATCGCTACCGATGGCCTGGCTGCCGGGATCGACAAGAACTACCTGAAGGACGGTGATGCTCGCGTCATCGCGCATACCAAGATCATCGGCGCGAAGGAAACCGATTCGCTGACCTTTGATGTATCGAAGCTCGATGCCAACGAAAAATATGGTTTCTTCTGCTCCTTCCCTGGCCACATTTCGATGATGAAAGGCACTGTGACCCTGAAGTAA
- a CDS encoding transglutaminase family protein produces the protein MNAHYQIFHDTCYHYDSPVSLAQQLAHLWPRECSWQRCTEQQLLISPEPTARRDELDVFGNPLTRLAFERPHDELQVNARLTVEVLARPALDFTQSPAWELTRNALTYSSQPLSAELLEACRYRFQSPYVHLKRSFVEFSQSCFPPGQPLMLGVQALMQKIFSEFTFDAEATQVATPLVEVLERRRGVCQDFAHLMLACVRSRGLAARYISGYLLTQPPPGQPRLIGADASHAWVSVFCPVLGWVDFDPTNNVRPALEHITLAWGRDFSDVSPLRGVILGGGSHDPEVRVTVMPLNE, from the coding sequence ATGAACGCGCATTACCAGATCTTTCACGACACCTGTTATCACTACGACAGCCCGGTTTCCCTGGCGCAGCAATTGGCGCACCTGTGGCCGCGCGAGTGCAGCTGGCAGCGCTGCACCGAGCAGCAATTGCTGATCAGCCCGGAGCCGACGGCTCGGCGTGATGAGCTGGATGTGTTCGGCAATCCGCTGACCCGGCTGGCGTTCGAGCGACCGCATGATGAGTTGCAGGTCAATGCTCGCCTTACCGTCGAAGTGCTGGCGCGGCCGGCGCTGGATTTCACTCAGTCGCCAGCGTGGGAGCTGACGCGCAATGCGCTGACCTACAGCAGCCAGCCGTTGTCTGCCGAGTTGCTTGAGGCGTGCCGCTACCGTTTTCAGTCACCGTACGTGCATTTGAAACGCAGCTTCGTCGAGTTTTCGCAGAGTTGTTTTCCACCGGGCCAGCCCTTGATGCTGGGCGTGCAGGCGTTGATGCAGAAGATCTTCAGCGAATTCACTTTTGATGCCGAAGCGACCCAGGTGGCAACGCCACTTGTGGAAGTGCTGGAGCGGCGCCGTGGTGTCTGTCAGGACTTCGCCCACCTGATGCTGGCCTGTGTGCGTTCGCGAGGGTTGGCGGCGCGTTACATCAGCGGGTATTTGCTCACGCAGCCACCACCGGGGCAGCCACGGCTGATTGGTGCCGATGCGTCGCATGCGTGGGTTTCGGTGTTTTGCCCGGTACTGGGCTGGGTGGATTTTGATCCGACCAATAACGTGCGGCCTGCGCTGGAGCACATCACATTGGCGTGGGGGCGGGATTTTTCCGATGTGTCGCCGTTGCGTGGGGTGATACTCGGTGGCGGCAGCCACGATCCCGAGGTCCGCGTTACGGTAATGCCATTGAATGAGTGA